One Triticum dicoccoides isolate Atlit2015 ecotype Zavitan chromosome 5B, WEW_v2.0, whole genome shotgun sequence genomic window carries:
- the LOC119310205 gene encoding polyadenylate-binding protein RBP47-like yields the protein MQAATVAAAANGGGDVQKQQQVGAAPLPAVAALAPPPHWVAMPFAPPGAAAMVVPHQMAPAPPHQFAPHFVPFHAVAPPPPPLQPRPAHVAMGSPAPAAQPGQEENKTIWVGDLHYWMDENYLHTCFGYTGEVVAIKVIRNKQTGQSEGYGFVEFYSHAAAEKVLDGFAGHIMPNTDQPFRINWASFSMGDRRSDIASDHSIFVGDLASDVNDTALLETFSSRYSSVKGAKVVIDANTGRSKGYGFVRFGDDSEKTNAMTEMNGVYCSTRPMRIGPATPRKSSGTSGSTGSSARSDGDLTNTTVFVGGLDPNVSEDDLKQTFSQYGEISSVKIPVGKQCGFVQFLQRKNAEDALQGLNGSTIGKQTVRLSWGRNPANKQLRSDNGNQWNNGMYYAPSPFYNGYGYPAAPFPDPGMYAAAYGAYPVYGNQQQVS from the exons ATGCAGGCGGCGACGGTGGCAGCGGCGGCGAACGGCGGGGGCGACGTGCAGAAGCAGCAGCAGGTGGGGGCGGCGCCGCtcccggcggtggcggcgctggcgCCGCCGCCCCATTGGGTGGCCATGCCGTTCGCGCCGCCGGGCGCCGCGGCCATGGTGGTGCCGCACCAGATGGCGCCGGCGCCGCCCCACCAGTTCGCGCCGCACTTCGTGCCGTTCCACGccgtcgcgccgccgcccccgccgctgcAGCCGCGCCCGGCGCACGTCGCCATGGGCTCGCCCGCCCCCGCCGCGCAGCCCGGCCAGGAGGAGAACAAGACCATCTGGGTCGGCGACCTCCATTACTGGATGGACGAGAACTACCTCCACACCTGCTTCGGCTACACCGGCGAG GTTGTCGCAATCAAGGTTATTCGTAATAAGCAAACCGGACAATCAGAAGGATATGGATTTGTAGAGTTCTACAGTCATGCTGCAGCTGAAAAAGTACTTGATGGTTTTGCTGGGCATATAATGCCAAATACTGACCAACCTTTTAGGATAAACTGGGCATCATTTAGCATGGGGGATAGGCGCTCGGACATTGCTTCAGATCATTCCATATTTGTAGGCGATCTTGCCTCTGATGTCAATGATACTGCATTGCTAGAGACTTTCTCCAGCAGGTACTCCTCTGTCAAAGGTGCAAAAGTTGTTATTGATGCTAACACTGGTAGATCCAAGGGCTATGGCTTTGTGCGGTTTGGAGATGATAGTGAGAAGACAAACGCCATGACTGAGATGAATGGAGTGTATTGCTCAACTAGGCCCATGAGGATTGGCCCTGCAACTCCCAGAAAATCTTCAG GTACTTCTGGATCTACTGGTTCATCTGCTCGATCAGACGGAGATTTGACAAACACAACT GTATTTGTCGGTGGGCTTGACCCAAATGTTAGTGAAGATGATCTTAAGCAAACCTTCTCCCAGTATGGCGAGATTTCCTCTGTGAAGATTCCAGTTGGGAAACAGTGCGGGTTTgtgcagtttcttcagag AAAGAATGCAGAAGATGCATTGCAAGGGCTGAACGGGAGCACCATCGGGAAACAGACCGTGCGCCTTTCATGGGGTCGCAATCCAGCAAACAAGCAG TTGAGGAGTGACAACGGCAACCAGTGGAACAACGGGATGTACTACGCGCCCTCGCCCTTCTACAACGGGTACGGCTACCCCGCGGCACCGTTCCCTGACCCGGGCATGTACGCCGCTGCCTATGGCGCTTACCCCGTCTACGGGAACCAGCAACAGGTCAGCTGA